One Mytilus trossulus isolate FHL-02 chromosome 5, PNRI_Mtr1.1.1.hap1, whole genome shotgun sequence DNA segment encodes these proteins:
- the LOC134719785 gene encoding uncharacterized protein LOC134719785 translates to MLLRSFISLVILAPVLGVTVYDGVDIFIILWGSVAGVATMTICVIIIYIYVKTNTDIITSIRRKILTEDKQETYETPEAKRDSHIYNQDQPNEDNLSENHQYLEVRSSTTSDITKTHSTNDDTHSQIPTRRCTGDIRNQLMYTGNIPNRLTGKTVEIHGEVDPNRSWDQNRETVYEVTDLDDSN, encoded by the exons atgttaCTGCGATCTTTTATATCATTAGTGATTTTAGCACCAGTGCTGG GCGTCACAGTATACGATGGAGTTGACATTTTTATTATCCTCTGGGGTTCAGTGGCTGGAGTTGCTACCATGACTATATGTGTTATCATTATATACATCTATGTTAAAACAAA taCAGACATTATAACTTCTATTCGACGAAAGATATTGACCGAGGATAAACAAGAAACTTACGAGACACCAGAAGCGAAAAGAGACAGTCATATTTACAATCAAGATCAACCGAATGAAGACAATCTAAGTGAAAACCATCAATATCTAGAAGTTCGATCATCGACCACAAGTGATATTACGAAGACGCATTCGACCAATGACGATACTCATAGCCAGATACCGACCAGGCGATGCACTGGCGATATTCGTAATCAATTAATGTACACTGGAAATATTCCGAATCGATTAACTGGTAAAACAGTAGAAATACATGGTGAAGTCGATCCAAATCGATCATGGGATCAGAATCGTGAAACAGTATACGAAGTTACTGACCTTGATGACTCAAATTGA